TTCCTGTATGTGTAACAATCTCCCTTTTAGAAGTGATATGCTCTATGGTGTCAAAATGTCTTGACACTTTTTCAACTCGATTTGGATCACCAACTGTTATAATTGTATCAGCTAAATGTTCTGGTTTTATATTACAATGGTAAATGCTTCCGTCTGCATTTAAAACTAATTCTGATGCTGCTTTACTCATGATTTTAAAATTAAAAATAAGGATACAATATACAATCTTTATCTGTAATAATGGTAAAGAATTTATTAACCACCTACCCTTTTCACTTTAAATCCTTTATCCTTCAAGTAAGACATTATTTTATCGCGATAATCTCCTTGTATAATGATCGAATCGTCTTTGAAACTGCCTCCAACCCCCAAAAAGACCTTTATTTCTTTGGCCAATTGTTTAAAATCTTCGTCCGCTCCCGTGTACCCTTCTATTACAGTGGTAGGTTTTCCTTTACGTTTTTCGTATTTACATATCAATGGATCATCTTGCATCCATAATTCATTTTCAACCTCTTGATTTTCTTCTGGTTCTGCGATATGATCAGGAAATAAATTTTTTAATTGGTCG
This portion of the Empedobacter stercoris genome encodes:
- a CDS encoding translation initiation factor, which codes for MNDLHDQLKNLFPDHIAEPEENQEVENELWMQDDPLICKYEKRKGKPTTVIEGYTGADEDFKQLAKEIKVFLGVGGSFKDDSIIIQGDYRDKIMSYLKDKGFKVKRVGG